The genome window TAATATGATTATGATTGCCGATATGAAAGACAGCAAAATGAGTATTAAGGACTTACAACAAATCTTAAAAGAAAAAGGCGAAGAAATAGCACTTGATATTAAGGTTCAGCATGAAGATATTTTCGATATTATGCATAAAATTTAGAAAAGAATAGGGGACTTTACTTTGTTAACTATTAAAAATATATTAGAAACTAATAGAATGATTACCGAGAATAAGCTTGATGTTAGAACTATTACAATGGGGATTAGTTTAAGAGATTGTGCACATCCTAACATTAAGCAATTTTGTCAAAATGTTTATGATAAAATTACTAGTTCCGCTGAATTTTTAGTGCGAACTGGTGAAGATATTGAAGCGGAATATGGTATTCCAATCATTAATAAAAGGATTTCTGTAACGCCGATTGCAATTGCTGCTGAAAGTTGTAAAACAGATAGTTATGTGCCGGTTGCTGAGGCGTTAGATGCCGCGGCGAAAGAGGTTGGCGTTAATTTTATTGGTGGCTTTTCGGCGCTGGTAGAAAAAGGCTATACTAATGGTGATAGAATTTTAATAAATTCCATTCCGCAAGCTTTAGCAACTACTGATAGAGTTTGTTCTTCTGTTAATTTAGGTTCAACTAAAGCTGGTATTAATATGGATTGTGTTAGAGAAATGGGCGAAATTATTAAACGTGCGGCTGAGCTTACGCGTGATCGTGAAGCAATTGGTTGTGCTAAATTAGTTGTGTTTGTCAATGCTCCTAGTGATAATCCATTTATGGCGGGTGCTTTTCATGGGGTTGGTGAACCTGATAAAGTAATTAATGTTGGGGTAAGTGGTCCCGGCGTTGTAAAAAAAGCATTAGAAGATTATCGTGGCGCTGATTTTAGTCAAGTGGCTGAAGTTATCAAGAAAACCGCTTTTAAAATTACAAGAGTTGGTCAATTGGTAGCGCAAGAAGCTTCTAAGCGTTTGGGCATTCCATTTGGGATCATTGATTTATCCTTAGCACCGACACCAGCAATTGGTGATAGTGTGGCACATATTTTAGAAGAAATGGGCTTAGAAAGTTGTGGTGCTCCAGGTACGACGGCGGCGTTAGCACTATTAAACGATGCTGTTAAAAAAGGTGGTTTAATGGCTTCATCTCATGTTGGAGGACTAAGCGGTGCATTTATTCCGGTTAGTGAAGACGCTGGTATGATTGCGGCGATTGAGTGTGGCAGTTTATCTATTGAAAAATTAGAGGCAATGACTTGTGTGTGCTCGGTTGGTCTTGATATGATTGCAGTGCCTGGTGATACTACTGCTTCTACGATTTCCGGTATTATTGCGGATGAAGCAGCTATCGGGATGATTAATAATAAAACTACTGCTGTTAGAATAATTCCAGTACCGGGGAAAAAAGTTGGCGATAATGTTGAGTTTGGTGGGCTATTAGGTTATAGTCCGATTTTAAAAGTTAATAATTTTAGCTCAGATGCATTTATTGCTAGAGGTGGACGAATCCCTGCTCCGGTTCGTAGTTTGACTAATTAATAGGTGATTTTGTGTATGTTACAAAAAAAATAAAGCATGAGATGCTACAAATATTAGAAGATATATATATAGATTCAAAACCTGCTTTAAAGTATAATTCGGAATTTGAATTGTTAATTGCGGTAATTTTATCAGCACAATGTACTGATGTTAGAGTTAATATTACAACGGGACGGATGTTTCCGCGGTATAATACTCCAGAAAAAATGTTACAGCTTACTGTTAGTGAATTAGAAGAACAAATTAAAGATTGCGGTCTATACAAAAGCAAGGCTAAAAATATTCATGAAACTTGTAAAATTTTAAGCAGTCAATATAATTCAGTTGTCCCTAGTGATTTTGATGAACTAATTAAATTACCAGGGGTTGGCAGAAAAACAGCTAATGTAGTGAGAAGTATTTTGTTTGATATACCGGCAATTGCGGTGGATACACATGTGTTTCGTGTTTCTAATCGGTTAAGATTAGCGCAAGGTCTTACGCCACTTGAGGTCGAAAAAAAGTTAATGAAAGCTATCCCGCAAGATAAGTGGTCAGCCGCACATCATTGGTTGATTTGGCATGGTCGCTTGATTTGTAAAGCTCGTAAGCCACTTTGTCATAGTTGTAAGTTAGCGGAGCTTTGTCCAAGTAGCGGAAAGTAAAATAAAAGGATGGATGAGTTATGTTGTTTAGAAAAGCGACATTTGACGATGTTGAGGCGATTTTTCAGTTAGTTAATCGTTATGCCGAAGAAGGTTTAATGCTTGCTCGTTCACGTAATATGTTATATGAATCTTTACGCGATATGATTGTTGCAGAAAAAGATGATGAAGTTGTTGGCGTTGGGGCACTTCATTTATCTTGGGATAAACTTGCAGAAATAAGAACGATGGCGATTGCACCA of Negativicutes bacterium contains these proteins:
- the nth gene encoding endonuclease III: MYVTKKIKHEMLQILEDIYIDSKPALKYNSEFELLIAVILSAQCTDVRVNITTGRMFPRYNTPEKMLQLTVSELEEQIKDCGLYKSKAKNIHETCKILSSQYNSVVPSDFDELIKLPGVGRKTANVVRSILFDIPAIAVDTHVFRVSNRLRLAQGLTPLEVEKKLMKAIPQDKWSAAHHWLIWHGRLICKARKPLCHSCKLAELCPSSGK
- a CDS encoding ACT domain-containing protein, translating into MKIVVTIVGKDRVGIIAMVSNILADNKVNILNINQNILEGFFNMIMIADMKDSKMSIKDLQQILKEKGEEIALDIKVQHEDIFDIMHKI
- a CDS encoding PFL family protein codes for the protein MLTIKNILETNRMITENKLDVRTITMGISLRDCAHPNIKQFCQNVYDKITSSAEFLVRTGEDIEAEYGIPIINKRISVTPIAIAAESCKTDSYVPVAEALDAAAKEVGVNFIGGFSALVEKGYTNGDRILINSIPQALATTDRVCSSVNLGSTKAGINMDCVREMGEIIKRAAELTRDREAIGCAKLVVFVNAPSDNPFMAGAFHGVGEPDKVINVGVSGPGVVKKALEDYRGADFSQVAEVIKKTAFKITRVGQLVAQEASKRLGIPFGIIDLSLAPTPAIGDSVAHILEEMGLESCGAPGTTAALALLNDAVKKGGLMASSHVGGLSGAFIPVSEDAGMIAAIECGSLSIEKLEAMTCVCSVGLDMIAVPGDTTASTISGIIADEAAIGMINNKTTAVRIIPVPGKKVGDNVEFGGLLGYSPILKVNNFSSDAFIARGGRIPAPVRSLTN